From the genome of Bombus fervidus isolate BK054 chromosome 19, iyBomFerv1, whole genome shotgun sequence, one region includes:
- the LOC139996941 gene encoding palmitoyltransferase ZDHHC15B isoform X3, with protein MYIYNTVNRMGKQNGSCWWFVKAAKWIPVIFILTIVLWSYYAYVVQLCFYTVDNYVQKAFYLFFYHILFLLFLWSYWQTVFTDLIEIPYKFKIPDAEMEKFHQAGTEEAQRQILERFAQGLPVTNRTIKGVIRFCEKCQLIKPDRAHHCSVCSTCVLKMDHHCPWVNNCVGFHNYKFFMLFLAYALLYCIFITATSLQYLIRFWKGELDGMGRFHLLFLFFVALMFAVSLTSLFFYHCYLVLHNRSTLEAFTPPMFRTGKDKDGFSLGKYNNFQEVFGDNRKLWFLPIFTSLGNGVAYPVRAQHQGTSNTYDSMGSTRNRPTIDQMTLLEEAALLALGTGSAMITRATDANQPLVDATEVV; from the exons ATGTATATCTATAATACAGTGAATAGAATGGGAAAGCAAAACGGATCTTGTTGGTGGTTTGTGAAAGCCGCAAAATGGATAccagttatttttattttgacgaTTGTCTTATGGTCGTATTATGCTTATGTGGTGCAGTTATGTTTTT aTACTGTAGATAATTATGTTCAAAAAG ctttttatttgtttttttaccACATCctgtttctattatttttatggtCTTATTGGCAAACTGTATTTACAGACCTAATAGAAATACCATACAAG TTTAAAATACCAGATgcagaaatggaaaaatttcatCAAGCTGGAACGGAAGAAGCACAGAGGCAAATCTTAGAGAGATTTGCTCAAGGTCTTCCAGTTACAAATCGCACTATAAAAGGAG tcATACGTTTCTGTGAGAAATGTCAATTAATTAAGCCAGATCGAGCACACCATTGTAGTGTATGTAGTACATGTGTTTTAAAAATGGATCATCACTGTCCATGGGTGAACAATTGTGTAGGTTTCcacaattataaatttttcatgttGTTCCTGGCATATGCCCTTCTTTATTGCATATTCATTACTGCTACATCTTTACAATATCTTATACGTTTTTGGAAA GGGGAATTGGATGGAATGGGTAGATTCCATCTATTGTTCTTATTCTTTGTCGCATTGATGTTTGCAGTTAGTTTAActtcccttttcttttatcattgCTACCTTGTTTTACATAATAGATCTACATTAG AGGCATTTACACCACCTATGTTCCGCACAGGGAAGGATAAAGATGGTTTTAGTCTTGGAAAATACAATAACTTCCAAGAAGTTTTTGGTGATAATCGTAAACTATGGTTCCTTCCTATTTTTACTAG TCTCGGAAATGGTGTCGCCTATCCAGTACGTGCGCAACATCAAGGCACATCCAATACTTATGACTCCATGGGCAGTACCCGAAACAG GCCTACTATTGATCAAATGACATTGCTAGAAGAAGCTGCACTTTTGGCACTTGGCACTGg ctCTGCTATGATAACTCGTGCAACAGATGCCAATCAACC
- the LOC139996941 gene encoding palmitoyltransferase ZDHHC15B isoform X1 has product MYIYNTVNRMGKQNGSCWWFVKAAKWIPVIFILTIVLWSYYAYVVQLCFYTVDNYVQKAFYLFFYHILFLLFLWSYWQTVFTDLIEIPYKFKIPDAEMEKFHQAGTEEAQRQILERFAQGLPVTNRTIKGVIRFCEKCQLIKPDRAHHCSVCSTCVLKMDHHCPWVNNCVGFHNYKFFMLFLAYALLYCIFITATSLQYLIRFWKGELDGMGRFHLLFLFFVALMFAVSLTSLFFYHCYLVLHNRSTLEAFTPPMFRTGKDKDGFSLGKYNNFQEVFGDNRKLWFLPIFTSLGNGVAYPVRAQHQGTSNTYDSMGSTRNSFGDGVNFPERLCNEDTHTLLGHTTQQWGDETELDSPPPYGSQSGLLLIK; this is encoded by the exons ATGTATATCTATAATACAGTGAATAGAATGGGAAAGCAAAACGGATCTTGTTGGTGGTTTGTGAAAGCCGCAAAATGGATAccagttatttttattttgacgaTTGTCTTATGGTCGTATTATGCTTATGTGGTGCAGTTATGTTTTT aTACTGTAGATAATTATGTTCAAAAAG ctttttatttgtttttttaccACATCctgtttctattatttttatggtCTTATTGGCAAACTGTATTTACAGACCTAATAGAAATACCATACAAG TTTAAAATACCAGATgcagaaatggaaaaatttcatCAAGCTGGAACGGAAGAAGCACAGAGGCAAATCTTAGAGAGATTTGCTCAAGGTCTTCCAGTTACAAATCGCACTATAAAAGGAG tcATACGTTTCTGTGAGAAATGTCAATTAATTAAGCCAGATCGAGCACACCATTGTAGTGTATGTAGTACATGTGTTTTAAAAATGGATCATCACTGTCCATGGGTGAACAATTGTGTAGGTTTCcacaattataaatttttcatgttGTTCCTGGCATATGCCCTTCTTTATTGCATATTCATTACTGCTACATCTTTACAATATCTTATACGTTTTTGGAAA GGGGAATTGGATGGAATGGGTAGATTCCATCTATTGTTCTTATTCTTTGTCGCATTGATGTTTGCAGTTAGTTTAActtcccttttcttttatcattgCTACCTTGTTTTACATAATAGATCTACATTAG AGGCATTTACACCACCTATGTTCCGCACAGGGAAGGATAAAGATGGTTTTAGTCTTGGAAAATACAATAACTTCCAAGAAGTTTTTGGTGATAATCGTAAACTATGGTTCCTTCCTATTTTTACTAG TCTCGGAAATGGTGTCGCCTATCCAGTACGTGCGCAACATCAAGGCACATCCAATACTTATGACTCCATGGGCAGTACCCGAAACAG TTTTGGCGATGGGGTAAACTTTCCTGAACGGCTGTGCAATGAAGACACACATACTCTGTTGGGACATACTACCCAACAGTGGGGTGATGAGACTGAACTTGACTCTCCACCTCCCTATGGGTCACAATCAG GCCTACTATTGATCAAATGA
- the LOC139996941 gene encoding palmitoyltransferase ZDHHC15B isoform X4, with the protein MYIYNTVNRMGKQNGSCWWFVKAAKWIPVIFILTIVLWSYYAYVVQLCFYTVDNYVQKAFYLFFYHILFLLFLWSYWQTVFTDLIEIPYKFKIPDAEMEKFHQAGTEEAQRQILERFAQGLPVTNRTIKGVIRFCEKCQLIKPDRAHHCSVCSTCVLKMDHHCPWVNNCVGFHNYKFFMLFLAYALLYCIFITATSLQYLIRFWKGELDGMGRFHLLFLFFVALMFAVSLTSLFFYHCYLVLHNRSTLEAFTPPMFRTGKDKDGFSLGKYNNFQEVFGDNRKLWFLPIFTSFGDGVNFPERLCNEDTHTLLGHTTQQWGDETELDSPPPYGSQSGLLLIK; encoded by the exons ATGTATATCTATAATACAGTGAATAGAATGGGAAAGCAAAACGGATCTTGTTGGTGGTTTGTGAAAGCCGCAAAATGGATAccagttatttttattttgacgaTTGTCTTATGGTCGTATTATGCTTATGTGGTGCAGTTATGTTTTT aTACTGTAGATAATTATGTTCAAAAAG ctttttatttgtttttttaccACATCctgtttctattatttttatggtCTTATTGGCAAACTGTATTTACAGACCTAATAGAAATACCATACAAG TTTAAAATACCAGATgcagaaatggaaaaatttcatCAAGCTGGAACGGAAGAAGCACAGAGGCAAATCTTAGAGAGATTTGCTCAAGGTCTTCCAGTTACAAATCGCACTATAAAAGGAG tcATACGTTTCTGTGAGAAATGTCAATTAATTAAGCCAGATCGAGCACACCATTGTAGTGTATGTAGTACATGTGTTTTAAAAATGGATCATCACTGTCCATGGGTGAACAATTGTGTAGGTTTCcacaattataaatttttcatgttGTTCCTGGCATATGCCCTTCTTTATTGCATATTCATTACTGCTACATCTTTACAATATCTTATACGTTTTTGGAAA GGGGAATTGGATGGAATGGGTAGATTCCATCTATTGTTCTTATTCTTTGTCGCATTGATGTTTGCAGTTAGTTTAActtcccttttcttttatcattgCTACCTTGTTTTACATAATAGATCTACATTAG AGGCATTTACACCACCTATGTTCCGCACAGGGAAGGATAAAGATGGTTTTAGTCTTGGAAAATACAATAACTTCCAAGAAGTTTTTGGTGATAATCGTAAACTATGGTTCCTTCCTATTTTTACTAG TTTTGGCGATGGGGTAAACTTTCCTGAACGGCTGTGCAATGAAGACACACATACTCTGTTGGGACATACTACCCAACAGTGGGGTGATGAGACTGAACTTGACTCTCCACCTCCCTATGGGTCACAATCAG GCCTACTATTGATCAAATGA
- the LOC139996941 gene encoding palmitoyltransferase ZDHHC2 isoform X6, with translation MYIYNTVNRMGKQNGSCWWFVKAAKWIPVIFILTIVLWSYYAYVVQLCFYTVDNYVQKAFYLFFYHILFLLFLWSYWQTVFTDLIEIPYKFKIPDAEMEKFHQAGTEEAQRQILERFAQGLPVTNRTIKGVIRFCEKCQLIKPDRAHHCSVCSTCVLKMDHHCPWVNNCVGFHNYKFFMLFLAYALLYCIFITATSLQYLIRFWKGELDGMGRFHLLFLFFVALMFAVSLTSLFFYHCYLVLHNRSTLEAFTPPMFRTGKDKDGFSLGKYNNFQEVFGDNRKLWFLPIFTRPTIDQMTLLEEAALLALGTGSAMITRATDANQPLVDATEVV, from the exons ATGTATATCTATAATACAGTGAATAGAATGGGAAAGCAAAACGGATCTTGTTGGTGGTTTGTGAAAGCCGCAAAATGGATAccagttatttttattttgacgaTTGTCTTATGGTCGTATTATGCTTATGTGGTGCAGTTATGTTTTT aTACTGTAGATAATTATGTTCAAAAAG ctttttatttgtttttttaccACATCctgtttctattatttttatggtCTTATTGGCAAACTGTATTTACAGACCTAATAGAAATACCATACAAG TTTAAAATACCAGATgcagaaatggaaaaatttcatCAAGCTGGAACGGAAGAAGCACAGAGGCAAATCTTAGAGAGATTTGCTCAAGGTCTTCCAGTTACAAATCGCACTATAAAAGGAG tcATACGTTTCTGTGAGAAATGTCAATTAATTAAGCCAGATCGAGCACACCATTGTAGTGTATGTAGTACATGTGTTTTAAAAATGGATCATCACTGTCCATGGGTGAACAATTGTGTAGGTTTCcacaattataaatttttcatgttGTTCCTGGCATATGCCCTTCTTTATTGCATATTCATTACTGCTACATCTTTACAATATCTTATACGTTTTTGGAAA GGGGAATTGGATGGAATGGGTAGATTCCATCTATTGTTCTTATTCTTTGTCGCATTGATGTTTGCAGTTAGTTTAActtcccttttcttttatcattgCTACCTTGTTTTACATAATAGATCTACATTAG AGGCATTTACACCACCTATGTTCCGCACAGGGAAGGATAAAGATGGTTTTAGTCTTGGAAAATACAATAACTTCCAAGAAGTTTTTGGTGATAATCGTAAACTATGGTTCCTTCCTATTTTTACTAG GCCTACTATTGATCAAATGACATTGCTAGAAGAAGCTGCACTTTTGGCACTTGGCACTGg ctCTGCTATGATAACTCGTGCAACAGATGCCAATCAACC
- the LOC139996941 gene encoding palmitoyltransferase ZDHHC2 isoform X7: MYIYNTVNRMGKQNGSCWWFVKAAKWIPVIFILTIVLWSYYAYVVQLCFYTVDNYVQKAFYLFFYHILFLLFLWSYWQTVFTDLIEIPYKFKIPDAEMEKFHQAGTEEAQRQILERFAQGLPVTNRTIKGVIRFCEKCQLIKPDRAHHCSVCSTCVLKMDHHCPWVNNCVGFHNYKFFMLFLAYALLYCIFITATSLQYLIRFWKGELDGMGRFHLLFLFFVALMFAVSLTSLFFYHCYLVLHNRSTLEAFTPPMFRTGKDKDGFSLGKYNNFQEVFGDNRKLWFLPIFTSSAMITRATDANQPLVDATEVV; encoded by the exons ATGTATATCTATAATACAGTGAATAGAATGGGAAAGCAAAACGGATCTTGTTGGTGGTTTGTGAAAGCCGCAAAATGGATAccagttatttttattttgacgaTTGTCTTATGGTCGTATTATGCTTATGTGGTGCAGTTATGTTTTT aTACTGTAGATAATTATGTTCAAAAAG ctttttatttgtttttttaccACATCctgtttctattatttttatggtCTTATTGGCAAACTGTATTTACAGACCTAATAGAAATACCATACAAG TTTAAAATACCAGATgcagaaatggaaaaatttcatCAAGCTGGAACGGAAGAAGCACAGAGGCAAATCTTAGAGAGATTTGCTCAAGGTCTTCCAGTTACAAATCGCACTATAAAAGGAG tcATACGTTTCTGTGAGAAATGTCAATTAATTAAGCCAGATCGAGCACACCATTGTAGTGTATGTAGTACATGTGTTTTAAAAATGGATCATCACTGTCCATGGGTGAACAATTGTGTAGGTTTCcacaattataaatttttcatgttGTTCCTGGCATATGCCCTTCTTTATTGCATATTCATTACTGCTACATCTTTACAATATCTTATACGTTTTTGGAAA GGGGAATTGGATGGAATGGGTAGATTCCATCTATTGTTCTTATTCTTTGTCGCATTGATGTTTGCAGTTAGTTTAActtcccttttcttttatcattgCTACCTTGTTTTACATAATAGATCTACATTAG AGGCATTTACACCACCTATGTTCCGCACAGGGAAGGATAAAGATGGTTTTAGTCTTGGAAAATACAATAACTTCCAAGAAGTTTTTGGTGATAATCGTAAACTATGGTTCCTTCCTATTTTTACTAG ctCTGCTATGATAACTCGTGCAACAGATGCCAATCAACC
- the LOC139996941 gene encoding palmitoyltransferase ZDHHC15B isoform X2 has product MYIYNTVNRMGKQNGSCWWFVKAAKWIPVIFILTIVLWSYYAYVVQLCFYTVDNYVQKAFYLFFYHILFLLFLWSYWQTVFTDLIEIPYKFKIPDAEMEKFHQAGTEEAQRQILERFAQGLPVTNRTIKGVIRFCEKCQLIKPDRAHHCSVCSTCVLKMDHHCPWVNNCVGFHNYKFFMLFLAYALLYCIFITATSLQYLIRFWKGELDGMGRFHLLFLFFVALMFAVSLTSLFFYHCYLVLHNRSTLEAFTPPMFRTGKDKDGFSLGKYNNFQEVFGDNRKLWFLPIFTSLGNGVAYPVRAQHQGTSNTYDSMGSTRNSFGDGVNFPERLCNEDTHTLLGHTTQQWGDETELDSPPPYGSQSGIV; this is encoded by the exons ATGTATATCTATAATACAGTGAATAGAATGGGAAAGCAAAACGGATCTTGTTGGTGGTTTGTGAAAGCCGCAAAATGGATAccagttatttttattttgacgaTTGTCTTATGGTCGTATTATGCTTATGTGGTGCAGTTATGTTTTT aTACTGTAGATAATTATGTTCAAAAAG ctttttatttgtttttttaccACATCctgtttctattatttttatggtCTTATTGGCAAACTGTATTTACAGACCTAATAGAAATACCATACAAG TTTAAAATACCAGATgcagaaatggaaaaatttcatCAAGCTGGAACGGAAGAAGCACAGAGGCAAATCTTAGAGAGATTTGCTCAAGGTCTTCCAGTTACAAATCGCACTATAAAAGGAG tcATACGTTTCTGTGAGAAATGTCAATTAATTAAGCCAGATCGAGCACACCATTGTAGTGTATGTAGTACATGTGTTTTAAAAATGGATCATCACTGTCCATGGGTGAACAATTGTGTAGGTTTCcacaattataaatttttcatgttGTTCCTGGCATATGCCCTTCTTTATTGCATATTCATTACTGCTACATCTTTACAATATCTTATACGTTTTTGGAAA GGGGAATTGGATGGAATGGGTAGATTCCATCTATTGTTCTTATTCTTTGTCGCATTGATGTTTGCAGTTAGTTTAActtcccttttcttttatcattgCTACCTTGTTTTACATAATAGATCTACATTAG AGGCATTTACACCACCTATGTTCCGCACAGGGAAGGATAAAGATGGTTTTAGTCTTGGAAAATACAATAACTTCCAAGAAGTTTTTGGTGATAATCGTAAACTATGGTTCCTTCCTATTTTTACTAG TCTCGGAAATGGTGTCGCCTATCCAGTACGTGCGCAACATCAAGGCACATCCAATACTTATGACTCCATGGGCAGTACCCGAAACAG TTTTGGCGATGGGGTAAACTTTCCTGAACGGCTGTGCAATGAAGACACACATACTCTGTTGGGACATACTACCCAACAGTGGGGTGATGAGACTGAACTTGACTCTCCACCTCCCTATGGGTCACAATCAGGTATTGTGTAG
- the LOC139996941 gene encoding palmitoyltransferase ZDHHC2 isoform X8, which translates to MYIYNTVNRMGKQNGSCWWFVKAAKWIPVIFILTIVLWSYYAYVVQLCFYTVDNYVQKAFYLFFYHILFLLFLWSYWQTVFTDLIEIPYKFKIPDAEMEKFHQAGTEEAQRQILERFAQGLPVTNRTIKGVIRFCEKCQLIKPDRAHHCSVCSTCVLKMDHHCPWVNNCVGFHNYKFFMLFLAYALLYCIFITATSLQYLIRFWKGELDGMGRFHLLFLFFVALMFAVSLTSLFFYHCYLVLHNRSTLEAFTPPMFRTGKDKDGFSLGKYNNFQEVFGDNRKLWFLPIFTRVWVTVLAMG; encoded by the exons ATGTATATCTATAATACAGTGAATAGAATGGGAAAGCAAAACGGATCTTGTTGGTGGTTTGTGAAAGCCGCAAAATGGATAccagttatttttattttgacgaTTGTCTTATGGTCGTATTATGCTTATGTGGTGCAGTTATGTTTTT aTACTGTAGATAATTATGTTCAAAAAG ctttttatttgtttttttaccACATCctgtttctattatttttatggtCTTATTGGCAAACTGTATTTACAGACCTAATAGAAATACCATACAAG TTTAAAATACCAGATgcagaaatggaaaaatttcatCAAGCTGGAACGGAAGAAGCACAGAGGCAAATCTTAGAGAGATTTGCTCAAGGTCTTCCAGTTACAAATCGCACTATAAAAGGAG tcATACGTTTCTGTGAGAAATGTCAATTAATTAAGCCAGATCGAGCACACCATTGTAGTGTATGTAGTACATGTGTTTTAAAAATGGATCATCACTGTCCATGGGTGAACAATTGTGTAGGTTTCcacaattataaatttttcatgttGTTCCTGGCATATGCCCTTCTTTATTGCATATTCATTACTGCTACATCTTTACAATATCTTATACGTTTTTGGAAA GGGGAATTGGATGGAATGGGTAGATTCCATCTATTGTTCTTATTCTTTGTCGCATTGATGTTTGCAGTTAGTTTAActtcccttttcttttatcattgCTACCTTGTTTTACATAATAGATCTACATTAG AGGCATTTACACCACCTATGTTCCGCACAGGGAAGGATAAAGATGGTTTTAGTCTTGGAAAATACAATAACTTCCAAGAAGTTTTTGGTGATAATCGTAAACTATGGTTCCTTCCTATTTTTACTAG GGTGTGGGTTACAGTTTTGGCGATGGGGTAA
- the LOC139996941 gene encoding palmitoyltransferase ZDHHC2 isoform X5 → MYIYNTVNRMGKQNGSCWWFVKAAKWIPVIFILTIVLWSYYAYVVQLCFYTVDNYVQKAFYLFFYHILFLLFLWSYWQTVFTDLIEIPYKFKIPDAEMEKFHQAGTEEAQRQILERFAQGLPVTNRTIKGVIRFCEKCQLIKPDRAHHCSVCSTCVLKMDHHCPWVNNCVGFHNYKFFMLFLAYALLYCIFITATSLQYLIRFWKGELDGMGRFHLLFLFFVALMFAVSLTSLFFYHCYLVLHNRSTLEAFTPPMFRTGKDKDGFSLGKYNNFQEVFGDNRKLWFLPIFTSFGDGVNFPERLCNEDTHTLLGHTTQQWGDETELDSPPPYGSQSGIV, encoded by the exons ATGTATATCTATAATACAGTGAATAGAATGGGAAAGCAAAACGGATCTTGTTGGTGGTTTGTGAAAGCCGCAAAATGGATAccagttatttttattttgacgaTTGTCTTATGGTCGTATTATGCTTATGTGGTGCAGTTATGTTTTT aTACTGTAGATAATTATGTTCAAAAAG ctttttatttgtttttttaccACATCctgtttctattatttttatggtCTTATTGGCAAACTGTATTTACAGACCTAATAGAAATACCATACAAG TTTAAAATACCAGATgcagaaatggaaaaatttcatCAAGCTGGAACGGAAGAAGCACAGAGGCAAATCTTAGAGAGATTTGCTCAAGGTCTTCCAGTTACAAATCGCACTATAAAAGGAG tcATACGTTTCTGTGAGAAATGTCAATTAATTAAGCCAGATCGAGCACACCATTGTAGTGTATGTAGTACATGTGTTTTAAAAATGGATCATCACTGTCCATGGGTGAACAATTGTGTAGGTTTCcacaattataaatttttcatgttGTTCCTGGCATATGCCCTTCTTTATTGCATATTCATTACTGCTACATCTTTACAATATCTTATACGTTTTTGGAAA GGGGAATTGGATGGAATGGGTAGATTCCATCTATTGTTCTTATTCTTTGTCGCATTGATGTTTGCAGTTAGTTTAActtcccttttcttttatcattgCTACCTTGTTTTACATAATAGATCTACATTAG AGGCATTTACACCACCTATGTTCCGCACAGGGAAGGATAAAGATGGTTTTAGTCTTGGAAAATACAATAACTTCCAAGAAGTTTTTGGTGATAATCGTAAACTATGGTTCCTTCCTATTTTTACTAG TTTTGGCGATGGGGTAAACTTTCCTGAACGGCTGTGCAATGAAGACACACATACTCTGTTGGGACATACTACCCAACAGTGGGGTGATGAGACTGAACTTGACTCTCCACCTCCCTATGGGTCACAATCAGGTATTGTGTAG